In the Arthrobacter sp. CDRTa11 genome, GCCTCCTTGGCGGGGCCGTGAGCCTTATCGGCGCGGTGGGGGACGACGCCAACGGCGAGATGCTCCTCTCCTCGGCCGCGGGCGCCGGAGTGGACATCTCCCATGTCCGCACGTCCACCGCCGCTCCCACCGGCGTCGCCGTCATCTCCGTCGACGCCCAGGGGGAGAACAACATCATCATCTCCGCGGGGGCGAACGGAACGCTGACTCCCGCGGACGTCGCCGCGTCTGCGGAGGAATTCGACGGCGCCTCCGTGGTCAGCCTTTGCCTTGAGGTCAGCCTTGAAACTGTTCTGGCGGCCGCGGAATTGGGGCACGACGCCGGCGCCACAGTTTTGCTCAACCTCTCGCCTTACGCGGACATCCCGCAGGAGCTCGCAGATCTCACGGACATCCTGCTGGTCAATGCCCACGAGGCAGCGCTGTTCCTCGGCTCGTCCGACAGCGCAGACTCGCTTGGCGCGGAGATGCCGGATGTCGCGAGCGACGACGGCGACTGGGACCAAGTGCGCCAGCGTTTCGCTCAGCGGGGGCTTCAGCGGGTGGTGGTCACCTTGGGTTCCGAAGGTTCCGTCGTGCTGGATTCGCTGGCCAGCCCCGGCCAGCAGGTCACCCGAATAAGGCCCACTCAGGTCAAGGCCGTGGATACGACTGGTGCCGGCGATGCCTTCACCGGAGCCGTTGCGGCCTGCCTGGCTGCAGGCGGTTCCCTGGCTGATGCCGCGGGGTTCGCATCGGTTGCCGCGGCGCTCGCTACCACCCGGAAGGGGACGCAGGCGGCCTACCCGGACGCGGCCGACGTCGGGCGGTTGCTGGGTGCCGTGCAGTAGCAACGACATTCAGTGACAACGGGTATGAATCATCCAAAGTTTGGATCCGGGGGTGGCATTTTGGCGGTTTTCGTACTGATTCACGGTGGCGGTTCCACCGCCTGGGACTGGCATCTTGTCAGACCACTGCTGGAGGCATCGGGGCATGACGTCATCGCTGTCGATCTACCCATCGAAGACGACAACGCAGGGCTTGAGGACTACGTCCGTGTAGTCACTGCAGCGGTTGGCGACGCTCAGCGCACCATCGTGGTGGGCCACTCGCTGGGAGGCTTTACGGCGCCTTTGGTCTGCGACGAGCTCCAGGCGGACGGTCTTATGTATCTTGCTGGAATGATCCCGCTGCCGGGTGAGACATTTGGCGACTGGTGGACGAACACGGGTTACGACCGCCTGACGATAGATCAGGACCCCCAGTCGGCGTTTTTCAACGATGTTCCCGAAGATTTGGTGCGCCAGGCACTTGATAGGGAGCGCGACCAGCAAGGTGCATGGATGGCCCGGCCCTGGCCGGGTCCCAGGCATCCG is a window encoding:
- a CDS encoding ribokinase; protein product: MSAAAAGPSDGKSGRIVVVGSLNADLTIYCERLPLPGETVHGTGFAVNPGGKSANQAAAASLLGGAVSLIGAVGDDANGEMLLSSAAGAGVDISHVRTSTAAPTGVAVISVDAQGENNIIISAGANGTLTPADVAASAEEFDGASVVSLCLEVSLETVLAAAELGHDAGATVLLNLSPYADIPQELADLTDILLVNAHEAALFLGSSDSADSLGAEMPDVASDDGDWDQVRQRFAQRGLQRVVVTLGSEGSVVLDSLASPGQQVTRIRPTQVKAVDTTGAGDAFTGAVAACLAAGGSLADAAGFASVAAALATTRKGTQAAYPDAADVGRLLGAVQ
- a CDS encoding alpha/beta fold hydrolase encodes the protein MAVFVLIHGGGSTAWDWHLVRPLLEASGHDVIAVDLPIEDDNAGLEDYVRVVTAAVGDAQRTIVVGHSLGGFTAPLVCDELQADGLMYLAGMIPLPGETFGDWWTNTGYDRLTIDQDPQSAFFNDVPEDLVRQALDRERDQQGAWMARPWPGPRHPAVPTRALLCRDDRFFPPSFMRRQIQQRLGIEPLEIPGGHYATLSHPDAVAAALEDFAQEITQMRPSPDW